One genomic region from Prunus persica cultivar Lovell chromosome G3, Prunus_persica_NCBIv2, whole genome shotgun sequence encodes:
- the LOC18784088 gene encoding late embryogenesis abundant protein 2 encodes MASQKQSYRAGEAKGQAEEKAGQMMGSVGDTAREGRERAQEGRDKAQDTTQATRDKTYETGQAAKDKTQGATYQVKDKAVEKAEAAKQRAEEAARKARETAEHGKEKTSGVLQQTGEQMKNMTQGAADAVKSTFGLAKNDEEKDETGLSDKKAGTG; translated from the exons ATGGCATCCCAGAAGCAGAGCTACAGAGCTGGTGAAGCCAAGGGCCAAGCTGAG GAAAAGGCTGGCCAGATGATGGGCTCAGTAGGGGACACAGCCCGAGAAGGAAGGGAGAGGGCCCAAGAAGGAAGGGACAAGGCCCAAGACACAACGCAAGCAACAAGGGACAAGACATACGAGACAGGCCAAGCAGCCAAGGACAAAACCCAGGGAGCTACCTACCAAGTCAAAGACAAGGCCGTAGAGAAGGCAGAGGCTGCAAAACAGAGGGCAGAAGAAGCAGCCCGGAAGGCCAGAGAGACAGCCGAGCATGGCAAAGAGAAAACCAGTGGGGTACTGCAGCAGACTGGAGAACAGATGAAGAACATGACTCAGGGTGCTGCTGATGCTGTGAAAAGCACTTTTGGGCTGGCCAAGAATGATGAGGAGAAAGATGAAACTGGGCTTTCTGATAAGAAGGCTGGCACTGGTTAA
- the LOC18781846 gene encoding late embryogenesis abundant protein Dc3 — protein MASHQNQDLSHKAGELTGQAQVKKDEFLNQASDMSQSIQNKASNASQSVQNKASNASQSVQNKASNASQSAQNKASNASQSVQNKASNASQSAQDKTSDASHTAQDIKDQATNLLQQTSEQVKNMAQGAAEAVKSTLGMNNPNDPNSNPSNANMSPSINPSNPRI, from the exons ATGGCAAGCCACCAAAATCAGGATTTGAGTCACAAGGCAGGCGAGTTGACTGGTCAAGCTCAG GTAAAGAAAGACGAGTTTCTAAATCAGGCATCAGATATGTCTCAATCTATTCAGAATAAGGCATCAAATGCATCTCAGTCCGTCCAGAATAAGGCATCAAATGCATCTCAGTCTGTCCAAAATAAGGCATCAAATGCATCTCAGTCTGCTCAGAATAAGGCATCAAATGCATCTCAATCTGTCCAGAATAAGGCATCAAATGCATCTCAGTCTGCCCAGGACAAGACTTCCGATGCATCTCACACTGCCCAAGACATCAAGGACCAAGCCACCAATCTCCTTCAACAG ACAAGTGAGCAAGTGAAAAACATGGCTCAAGGAGCAGCTGAAGCAGTTAAGAGCACTTTAGGAATGAACAACCCAAACGACCCAAACAGTAACCCAAGCAACGCAAACATGAGCCCAAGCATTAACCCAAGCAACCCAAGGATTTGA